The nucleotide window GACGCTGAGTCACCACGCGCAGCTGGCTGGCTTCCACCATTCCGAGGTCGCGGTCCTGTACCAGCAGGCCGCCATTAACGCGTTTGAAATCCAGTCCGGCAACGCGGCTCTGCCACTGGCCGCAGACCAGCACGCGCACGTTCTGTTTGGCCGCGGTGACACGCAGTGCCGCCTCGCTGGCTGAAGGCGCGATGATCACTTCCACAAACTGACGGCTGATGATCGCCTGCGCAGTGGCTTCATCCAGCTCGCGGTTAAACGCAATGATGCCGCCGAAAGCAGAAGTGGGATCGGTCTTATAGGCGCGTTCGTAGGCTTCAAGGATCGTTGTGCTGGTGGCAACGCCGCATGGGTTGGCATGTTTAACAATAACGCAGGCGGGTTCGGCAAACTCTTTTACGCACTCCAGCGCGGCATCGGTATCGGCAATGTTGTTATAGGAGAGCGCTTTGCCCTGTACCTGCTGCGCCGTGGCCACCGAAGCTTCGCTAACCTGCTCTTCTATATAGAAGGCGGCGTCCTGATGGCTGTTCTCGCCATAGCGCATATCCTGCTTTTTAATGAAGTTCAGATTAAGGGTGCGCGGGAAACGGCCGGCCGGGGCCTGGCTGTCACTGTGATAAGCCGGCACCAGACTGCCAAAGTAATTGGCAATCATGCTGTCGTAAGCGGCCGTGTGTTCAAAGGCTTTAATCGCCAGGTCAAAACGCGTTTCCAGCGTCAGCGCCTGTTCGTTGGCATCCATCTCAGCAATGATGGCGGGGTAGTCACTGCTCTTCACCACAATTGCGACGTCTTTATGGTTCTTGGCCGCGGAGCGCACCATGGTCGGGCCGCCGATATCGATATTCTCTACCGCATCTTCCAGGCTGCAGTCTGGTCTGGCAACGGTCTGCGCAAAGGGATACAGGTTAACGACCACCATGTCGATAGGCTGGATAGCGTGTTCTGCCATGATTGCGTCGTCAGTACCGCGACGTCCCAGAATGCCGCCATGAATTTTCGGGTGCAGCGTTTTAACGCGTCCATCCATCATTTCCGGGAAGCCGGTATAGTCAGACACTTCGGTAACGGGCAGGCCTGCATCTGCCAGCAGGCGCGCAGTTCCACCTGTGGAGAGCAGTTCAACACCGCGACGAGAGAGGGCCTGAGCAAATTCGAGGATACCGGCTTTGTCTGAGACACTCAGCAGAGCGCGGCGTACTGGACGACGTTGTTGCATGGTGGTTTTATCCCTTGGCTTTGTTTCGCGTAAATAAGAGCGTTACATCAAGCTTA belongs to Candidatus Pantoea soli and includes:
- the purH gene encoding bifunctional phosphoribosylaminoimidazolecarboxamide formyltransferase/IMP cyclohydrolase → MQQRRPVRRALLSVSDKAGILEFAQALSRRGVELLSTGGTARLLADAGLPVTEVSDYTGFPEMMDGRVKTLHPKIHGGILGRRGTDDAIMAEHAIQPIDMVVVNLYPFAQTVARPDCSLEDAVENIDIGGPTMVRSAAKNHKDVAIVVKSSDYPAIIAEMDANEQALTLETRFDLAIKAFEHTAAYDSMIANYFGSLVPAYHSDSQAPAGRFPRTLNLNFIKKQDMRYGENSHQDAAFYIEEQVSEASVATAQQVQGKALSYNNIADTDAALECVKEFAEPACVIVKHANPCGVATSTTILEAYERAYKTDPTSAFGGIIAFNRELDEATAQAIISRQFVEVIIAPSASEAALRVTAAKQNVRVLVCGQWQSRVAGLDFKRVNGGLLVQDRDLGMVEASQLRVVTQRQPTGQELQDALFCWKVAKFVKSNAIVYARDNMTIGIGAGQMSRVYSAKIAGIKAGDEGLEVKGSAMASDAFFPFRDGIDAAAAVGITCVIQPGGSIRDEEVIAAADEHGIAMIFTDMRHFRH